DNA from Mesorhizobium sp. DCY119:
CGACCGAACTGCCGCTCGACTACATGGTGCTGGACAAGGAATCCGGTTCGAACGCGGCTTGATGACAGCCTGCCGGGAGGTTCGCGCCTCCCGGGCGTGGTTCACTTCTTCATGAAGCTCCACGGGTTGGCCTGATGCACCACCACCGCGTCCGGCACGGACTCGGCCGATGCCACTTCCACCTTGCTGAAACTGTAGCCGGACTGGACGACCGAGACGCCGTCGAGAATGAACAACTGGCTCTTCTCCATGCCGGGCTTCAGCGTGCCGGTCACCGACACGGCCTCATAGGCTTTCGCCAGCTTGTAGGGCTTGGGCATGGTGACGAGAACGATCTGGTTCGGCGGCGGCGTCGGCATATGGCTGCATGCGCCGGTCCAGGGGACGAGCAGGAACTGGTAGACAAGGTCGCCGTCGCGGTCGACCGGAAGCGCGTAGCCGGTCAGCGTCACCGTCTTTCCGTCCAGATTTGTCGACAGCGTTTCGCCATGGTCCGGCATTTTTGCAGCGACCATCGGCAGTCCGGGGCCTTCGGCGGCCTGTTGCCCGGCTGGGCGAAGATCTTTCCAGAAAATGGTCGTGGCAACCGGCGAGGCGGCGTTCGCGCCGCATGCCAGAAGCGTGGCGGCAGCCGCGACGGCTGATCTGAGGACAAAATTCAACAGTCACACTCCACGGGCACGAGCCTGAGTAAAATCGCTCGGGAAGGTCGGGTCAATACGCAAAGGCGCGATTGGCCTGTTCGGGCATCTACCAGAGCGCTGCGCCCGACCGCTCATTGCGCGTCCGCCTTCCGTTGCAGGCGCTCCAGCGTTTTGGGGCCGGTCAGTTCCTTTACTGCGTCCTTGCCGATCCAGCGCGCCGTCTTGTCGGTCGAGGCCGCGAGCCTTTCGGCCATAGCAAGCACCGGTCCATGCAGGGCGAACGAGCGCTTGCCCATCGAGCGAAGTGCCCAGTTGACGGCTTTTTTCACGAAGTTGCGGCTGTCGGTGGCGTGAGCCTCGATCAGCTGCAGGAAATCGAGGAAGGTCGCGTCCGGTTCCTTCTTCCGATGGACGACTGACCAGGCCATCATGGCAAAGGCGGTTCGCCGGACGAATTCGCGATCGTCTGCCGCGAATTCCTCGATCAGTTCGCGCCAGCAGTCCGTGTCGACGAAGAGGTCGGAGACGCCATCGACGATATCCCAGGAGTCGAAGCTTGCAGCCCAACGCCTTGCATTCTCAGCGGTAAATCGCTTCGGGTCGGCAGTCACGGAAGCGATGAACTGCGCCTCCATGATGCCGCTTTCCCAAAGCTCGAAGGCGCGTTCATGGTTGCGCTTGATCTGCCTGGCGATCTGTCGCTGCACGCCGTGCGAGATGCCGAGCGCGCGATCGATCTTTATGCCGTAGCGCAGCATTCCGCGACGGTTTTCTTCCGAGCCGATCGAGCGCAGGTGCGTGATGATTTCCGCAGCGCTGGAGTTCGGCGAAAGCTCGGCCATGGCGTCTGCGCCTATTTCTCCAGTCGTGCCAGCAGCGAGGACGTGTCCCAACGCTTGCCGCCCATGCCCTGCACATCCTTGTAGAACTGGTCGACAAGAGCCGTGATCGGGAGCGATGCGCCGTTGCGGTCGGCCTCGGTGAGGCAGATGCCGAGGTCCTTGCGCATCCAGTCGACGGCGAAGCCGAAATCATATTTGCCGGCATTCATCGTCTTGTGGCGGTTTTCCATCTGCCATGAGCCGGCAGCGCCCTTGGATATGACCTCGACCACCTTTTCGATGTCGAGCCCGGCCTTCTTGCCGAAATGGATGCCCTCGGCCAGGCCCTGAACCAGCCCGGCGATGCAGATCTGGTTGATCATCTTGGTGAGCTGGCCGGCGCCCGTCGGCC
Protein-coding regions in this window:
- a CDS encoding DUF3299 domain-containing protein translates to MNFVLRSAVAAAATLLACGANAASPVATTIFWKDLRPAGQQAAEGPGLPMVAAKMPDHGETLSTNLDGKTVTLTGYALPVDRDGDLVYQFLLVPWTGACSHMPTPPPNQIVLVTMPKPYKLAKAYEAVSVTGTLKPGMEKSQLFILDGVSVVQSGYSFSKVEVASAESVPDAVVVHQANPWSFMKK
- a CDS encoding DNA alkylation repair protein produces the protein MAELSPNSSAAEIITHLRSIGSEENRRGMLRYGIKIDRALGISHGVQRQIARQIKRNHERAFELWESGIMEAQFIASVTADPKRFTAENARRWAASFDSWDIVDGVSDLFVDTDCWRELIEEFAADDREFVRRTAFAMMAWSVVHRKKEPDATFLDFLQLIEAHATDSRNFVKKAVNWALRSMGKRSFALHGPVLAMAERLAASTDKTARWIGKDAVKELTGPKTLERLQRKADAQ